In Spinacia oleracea cultivar Varoflay chromosome 5, BTI_SOV_V1, whole genome shotgun sequence, a single window of DNA contains:
- the LOC110788441 gene encoding mitotic checkpoint serine/threonine-protein kinase BUB1: MAVTSTASQHSSSLTTNHHSSSFTTNLHTSSFTSDPLLPWLYSIRKGLDDLDKSEENSVAFDELVFDCIGTFKNNPHYQNDVRFLQVWFLYMDSRDFDSVFEELEERKICFKNSVLYETCAVVLEAIGRLTAAQRVYRLGISRNAEPVESLKNAYTLFSERMSAAHKACSIHQNVDRVKEMLGEIRVNPWSTTSSDEVLQKILPHLVKYDGYHVSLKNYPGKVALSTIQKSSRNKIIKIGKRDYQIKGCAGSGGFAQVFKAFVDSDPNEIVALKIQAPPFPWEFYMYRQLDKRLPSEERSRFGNAQRMHHYSDYSILVCDYLPHGTLLDAINSYMLTVGASMEEVLCMYYTIEMLHMLETLHSAGIIHGDFKPDNLLIRNSRDDLTDDLEHFVKRCGPWQDQGLCLVDWGRGIDLSLFPADTKFVGDCRTSGFCCVEMREEKPWKFQVDTYGLCVIVHTMLHNTYMDINKKASADGGYIYLPKLQFKRYWNIKLWENLFKRLLNVQPGDDHLKMLRELRESFQEYVLSDPSFVKKLRELLRKQRSSLCSA, encoded by the exons ATGGCAGTTACTTCCACCGCCAGCCAGCATTCCTCTTCCTTGACCACCAACCACCATTCCTCTTCCTTCACCACCAACCTCCATACCTCCTCCTTCACCAGTGACCCCCTTCTTCCATGGCTCTA TTCAATCAGAAAGGGATTAGACGATCTCGATAAAAGTGAAGAGAACAGTGTAGCTTTCGATGAGCTTGTATTTGATTGCATCGGAACCTTCAAGAACAATCCTCATTATCAAAATGACGTTCGATTCCTTCAAGTTTGGTTCCTCTAT ATGGATTCTCGAGATTTCGACAGTGTATTCGAAGAATTGGAGGAGCGTAAGATTTGTTTCAAAAATTCTGTACTTTACGAAACGTGTGCTGTGGTTTTGGAAGCTATAGGGCGATTAACTGCTGCTCAAAGAGTGTATCGTTTGGGCATTTCAAG GAATGCCGAGCCTGTTGAAAGCTTGAAGAATGCTTACACATTGTTTTCTGAGAGGATGTCAGCTGCACATAAGGCATGTTCTATTCATCAG AATGTTGATAGAGTCAAAGAGATGCTTGGAGAGATTCGTGTCAACCCATGGTCGACTACCTCCTCCGATGAAGTTTTGCAGAAGATTCTTCCACATTTAGTGAAATATGAT GGATACCATGTTAGTTTAAAAAACTACCCTGGGAAGGTTGCTCTGTCTACTATACAGAAATCATCTAGGAATAAGATAATAAAGATTG GTAAAAGGGACTACCAGATTAAAGGATGCGCTGGTAGCGGAGGATTTGCACAAGTTTTTAAAGCTTTTGTTGACTCTGACCCTAATGAAATTGTTGCACTTAAG ATACAAGCACCTCCTTTCCCTTGGGAGTTTTATATGTACCGGCAACTTGATAAGCGTCTCCCATCTGAGGAA aGATCCAGGTTTGGAAATGCTCAAAGAATGCATCATTACTCGGATTACAGCATACTTGTTTGTGACTATCTGCCACATGGGACCCTTCTC GATGCAATAAACTCATATATGTTAACTGTTGGGGCATCCATGGAAGAGGTGTTATGTATGTATTACACGATCGAGATGCTTCACATGCTTGAGACTCTACATAGTGCTGGCATCATCCACGGAGATTTCAAACCTGATAACCTTCTTATTCGCAATTCCAG AGATGATCTGACAGATGATTTGGAACATTTTGTCAAAAGATGTGGCCCTTGGCAGGATCAG GGGCTTTGCCTTGTTGACTGGGGTAGGGGAATAGACTTGAGTCTTTTCCCTGCTGATACAAAGTTTGTGGGTGATTGCCGTACTTCAGGCTTTTGTTGTGTTGAAATGCGAGAAGAGAAGCCTTGGAAATTTCAG GTGGACACTTATGGCCTCTGTGTTATTGTTCATACAATGCTGCACAACACATACATGGATATCAACAAAAAAGCATCTGCTGATGGAGGCTATATATATCTACCAAAATTACAATTTAAAAG GTATTGGAACATCAAACTGTGGGAGAATCTTTTCAAAAGGTTGCTCAACGTCCAACCTGGTGATGACCACTTGAAGATGCTGCGAGAACTCAGGGAGTCCTTTCAAGAATATGTATTATCAGACCCATCCTTTGTAAAGAAACTAAGGGAGTTGCTGCGGAAGCAAAGGTCATCTCTTTGTTCTGCTTAA